Proteins encoded in a region of the Pseudomonas syringae KCTC 12500 genome:
- a CDS encoding Hcp family type VI secretion system effector encodes MAFDAYIKIEGIPGEALDDRYKDCIEITGYGFGMHQSTSATASSSGGASSGRTSLSDFTFTKSLDKSSCKLMETLCAGRHLKEVVLSLHRAGGDKVKYFEVLLEEVIISNYTQHANDGIPSETISLNYGKIKTTYTQQKRSDGAGGGNVSGGWNRINNKVYS; translated from the coding sequence ATGGCATTTGACGCATATATCAAAATCGAAGGCATTCCAGGCGAAGCGCTGGATGATCGCTACAAGGACTGTATCGAGATCACCGGGTATGGTTTCGGCATGCACCAAAGTACTTCCGCCACGGCGAGTTCTTCAGGAGGCGCCTCGTCGGGTCGGACGTCCTTGAGTGATTTCACGTTCACCAAATCACTGGACAAGTCGAGCTGCAAACTCATGGAAACGCTGTGCGCGGGCAGGCATCTGAAGGAAGTCGTCTTGTCATTGCATCGTGCAGGCGGAGACAAGGTCAAATACTTTGAAGTGCTGCTGGAAGAAGTCATCATTTCCAACTACACCCAGCATGCCAATGATGGCATCCCCAGCGAGACCATCAGCCTGAACTACGGAAAAATCAAAACCACCTACACCCAGCAGAAAAGATCTGACGGTGCCGGTGGAGGGAATGTCTCGGGTGGCTGGAACCGCATCAACAACAAGGTCTATTCCTGA
- a CDS encoding type VI secretion system amidase effector protein Tae4 has product MARPFFTAAWAASQHIYDPVAPEKRVAEVIGGVVAKNINNPDPSTKWRNTCAVRLSYILNHSGLKIPKVSKQTVSGADQHQYFFRVSNLKSFLETHWGKPEVVKYPPSDGGALARKKGIILFEISGWTDAKGHATLFDGNLCYDHCYFNEPDVNYRTDTANFWSLTS; this is encoded by the coding sequence ATGGCACGGCCATTTTTTACCGCCGCCTGGGCGGCTTCGCAACATATTTATGATCCGGTAGCGCCGGAAAAGCGAGTGGCAGAGGTGATTGGGGGGGTCGTCGCGAAGAACATAAACAACCCTGATCCTTCTACAAAATGGAGGAACACCTGTGCTGTTCGATTAAGTTACATCCTGAACCACTCAGGACTGAAGATACCTAAAGTATCTAAACAGACAGTCTCCGGCGCAGATCAGCACCAGTACTTCTTCCGTGTATCGAACCTGAAAAGCTTTTTGGAAACGCACTGGGGCAAGCCTGAAGTCGTCAAATACCCACCTTCTGACGGCGGAGCGCTTGCAAGAAAAAAAGGAATTATATTATTTGAAATATCGGGCTGGACAGACGCAAAAGGCCATGCAACGTTATTTGACGGCAATCTTTGCTATGACCATTGCTACTTTAACGAGCCCGACGTCAACTACCGTACGGATACGGCAAACTTTTGGAGCCTAACCTCATGA
- a CDS encoding type VI secretion system amidase immunity protein Tai4, translated as MKFLFTAFTFCLALVTTESFAHTKPSSPEGMHRSYEKNFKDLVLATCIANAYAYDVKVGIDAGSSVTAIEDWANYDWEVGPDEIRALVKKYLTRDYTNPLTESEIKGVKFDLLKCLDLYHSKDLNDLTKKTVVNPTHTYMQDYK; from the coding sequence ATGAAGTTTCTCTTCACAGCCTTCACATTCTGTCTCGCACTCGTGACAACCGAGAGCTTCGCACATACAAAACCTTCATCACCAGAGGGCATGCACCGAAGCTATGAAAAAAACTTCAAGGACCTGGTCCTCGCTACCTGTATAGCAAACGCTTACGCATATGACGTAAAGGTCGGAATTGACGCTGGAAGTAGCGTCACCGCCATTGAGGACTGGGCAAATTACGACTGGGAAGTGGGGCCTGATGAAATACGAGCACTCGTAAAAAAGTATCTGACCAGAGATTATACAAACCCCTTAACCGAGTCCGAGATAAAAGGTGTGAAATTTGACCTTTTAAAGTGCCTGGATCTTTACCACAGTAAGGATCTGAATGACTTGACAAAAAAGACTGTCGTAAATCCAACACACACCTACATGCAAGACTACAAATAA
- a CDS encoding type VI secretion system amidase immunity protein Tai4 — protein sequence MKSRLAALTASLVLAPSNCFAYTPTSSPEGMYRTFEKNYKEMALATCITTAYKYDVNVGIDAGSSVSAMRDWTYYDMEKSPLAVKALVEKYLARDYTNPLAESQIKGIKFDLLKCLDMYHSKELDALTKKVVTHPNQSYMQNIKKP from the coding sequence ATGAAATCACGTCTTGCGGCCCTTACAGCATCTCTAGTCTTGGCACCATCCAACTGCTTTGCCTACACCCCCACCTCATCGCCCGAAGGAATGTACAGAACCTTTGAAAAAAACTACAAGGAAATGGCGCTAGCCACCTGCATAACCACCGCTTATAAATATGACGTAAACGTCGGAATTGACGCGGGCAGCAGTGTCAGTGCGATGCGTGACTGGACCTACTATGACATGGAAAAAAGTCCTCTTGCCGTCAAGGCCCTGGTTGAAAAATACCTCGCGCGAGACTACACAAACCCGTTGGCCGAATCCCAGATCAAGGGTATAAAATTCGACCTGCTGAAATGCCTGGACATGTATCACAGCAAGGAGCTCGACGCGTTGACGAAGAAGGTCGTGACCCACCCGAATCAGAGCTACATGCAGAATATCAAAAAGCCTTAA
- a CDS encoding DUF6124 family protein, producing MPDKIVPDPPTALFTVNASVSQEEALNYTSDLLRCIITTAYESGDSTQGTSRDLAFSVLHMAEMAKAMVDRSLECIV from the coding sequence ATGCCCGATAAAATCGTCCCCGACCCGCCCACCGCCCTGTTCACCGTCAACGCATCCGTCAGCCAGGAGGAAGCGCTCAACTACACTTCGGATCTGCTGCGCTGCATCATTACGACGGCCTATGAGTCCGGCGACAGCACTCAGGGCACCAGCCGTGATCTGGCGTTTTCGGTGTTGCACATGGCCGAGATGGCCAAAGCCATGGTTGACCGCTCACTGGAATGCATCGTTTGA